One window from the genome of Deltaproteobacteria bacterium encodes:
- a CDS encoding cytochrome P450, protein MTDTVEFNPLDPEFRVNPYPFYQRLRTKDPVHWSDIAGRWVLSRHADCVAVLRDPARFSADPYKWDGFLEFLQAQGGEDSPLLRMQTNWMLMKDPPDHTRLRTIVAKAFTPRVAEGMRPRIQAIVEGLLDNVQITGTMDLIADFAYPLPTMVICEMMGVPVEDQEQFKVWTRDLARSLDPIVTPEIIEAANQATVSFYAYFRGLIAKRRQNLQNDLLSGLGMGKN, encoded by the coding sequence GTGACCGATACCGTGGAGTTCAATCCGCTTGATCCAGAGTTTCGCGTTAACCCGTATCCTTTTTACCAGCGGCTGCGGACGAAAGACCCAGTGCATTGGAGCGATATTGCTGGACGTTGGGTGTTGAGTCGCCATGCTGATTGTGTCGCCGTACTACGAGACCCTGCGCGCTTTAGTGCTGATCCGTATAAATGGGACGGATTTCTGGAGTTCCTGCAGGCACAAGGAGGCGAGGATAGCCCCTTGCTGCGCATGCAAACGAACTGGATGTTGATGAAAGACCCGCCGGATCATACACGGTTACGTACGATCGTGGCCAAGGCATTCACGCCTCGCGTAGCCGAGGGGATGCGTCCACGTATTCAAGCGATCGTCGAGGGACTCTTAGATAACGTACAAATTACCGGGACGATGGATTTGATTGCAGACTTTGCGTATCCACTACCGACGATGGTGATCTGTGAGATGATGGGTGTCCCGGTTGAGGATCAAGAACAGTTCAAAGTGTGGACCCGAGATCTTGCCCGCAGTCTTGATCCGATTGTCACTCCCGAGATTATTGAAGCGGCAAACCAGGCAACCGTCTCTTTCTATGCTTATTTTCGTGGGTTGATTGCCAAACGTCGA
- a CDS encoding methylmalonyl-CoA mutase, whose protein sequence is MSDTRDVAKAYKEWDEKVVQKALPRSPERKKHFETTSGIEIKRVYTSEDAAALDYLKALDFPGQYPFTRGVQPTMYRGRFWTMRQYAGFGTAEESNKRYRYLLEQGQTGLSVAFDLPTQMGRDSDHILAAGEVGRAGVAIDSLADMETLLNGIPLDKVSTSMTINATASILLALYLAVAEKQGVTWDKVNGTIQNDLLKEYMARGTYIYPPTPSLRIITDIFAFCADQVPNWNTISISGYHIREAGSTAAQEIAFTLADGIAYVEAAVKAGLDVDKFASRLSFFFNVHNNFFEEIAKFRAARRLWAKIMKERFKAKDPRSWMLRTHAQTAGSTLTAQQPDNNIMRVTLQALAAVLGGTNSLHTNSKDEALALPTEDAVRIALRTQQVIAYESGAADTIDPMAGSYFVESLTDQLEAKAVEYIERIDKLGGAVKGIEAGYQQREIHEAAFRYQQAVESKEQVIVGVNDFTVEEDNQGELLKVDQALEEQQKKKLAAVRAERNQAAAKAAIEKVEATARDGGNLMPVIIDAVRVYATLGEISDAMRNVFGEYRAPSFL, encoded by the coding sequence ATGAGCGATACGCGTGACGTAGCGAAGGCTTATAAAGAATGGGACGAGAAAGTCGTGCAAAAGGCGCTTCCCCGTTCTCCCGAACGTAAGAAGCACTTTGAGACCACCTCGGGCATTGAGATCAAACGGGTCTATACTTCTGAGGATGCTGCTGCCTTAGATTACCTCAAGGCGCTCGACTTTCCTGGCCAATATCCCTTCACTCGTGGTGTGCAGCCAACGATGTATCGTGGCCGCTTTTGGACGATGCGCCAGTATGCTGGCTTTGGGACAGCAGAAGAGTCGAATAAACGCTATCGCTATCTCCTTGAGCAAGGACAGACAGGGTTATCGGTTGCCTTTGACCTGCCCACGCAGATGGGACGTGACTCGGATCACATTCTTGCTGCAGGTGAAGTTGGACGGGCTGGGGTCGCGATTGACTCACTGGCAGACATGGAAACCTTGCTCAACGGTATCCCGCTCGACAAAGTCAGCACCTCGATGACGATCAATGCCACGGCTTCGATTTTGCTTGCCCTGTATTTGGCAGTTGCTGAGAAACAAGGAGTGACATGGGATAAGGTCAACGGCACGATTCAGAATGATCTCTTGAAAGAGTATATGGCGCGGGGAACCTATATCTACCCGCCAACTCCGTCACTGAGAATTATCACTGATATCTTTGCCTTCTGTGCTGACCAGGTACCGAATTGGAATACCATTTCCATCTCCGGCTATCACATTCGTGAGGCTGGCTCGACTGCCGCGCAAGAGATCGCGTTTACTTTGGCCGACGGCATTGCGTACGTCGAAGCGGCGGTGAAGGCTGGGCTTGATGTCGACAAATTTGCTTCGCGCTTGTCGTTCTTCTTCAATGTCCACAATAATTTCTTCGAAGAAATCGCGAAGTTTCGGGCCGCACGCCGCTTGTGGGCGAAGATAATGAAGGAACGCTTCAAAGCCAAGGACCCACGCTCGTGGATGCTACGGACCCACGCGCAAACCGCAGGGTCGACGTTGACGGCCCAGCAGCCCGATAACAACATCATGCGGGTGACCTTACAAGCTTTGGCTGCGGTGTTGGGCGGAACTAACTCGCTGCATACCAATTCTAAAGATGAAGCCTTGGCATTGCCGACGGAAGATGCGGTGCGGATTGCGTTGCGTACACAACAAGTGATTGCCTATGAGTCAGGTGCAGCCGATACGATTGATCCAATGGCTGGTTCGTATTTTGTTGAGTCACTGACCGACCAGCTTGAAGCCAAGGCGGTTGAATACATCGAGCGAATCGACAAACTCGGTGGTGCGGTCAAAGGCATCGAGGCTGGATATCAGCAGCGAGAGATCCACGAAGCTGCGTTCCGTTATCAACAAGCGGTAGAAAGTAAAGAACAAGTTATTGTCGGCGTTAATGACTTTACGGTTGAAGAGGACAACCAGGGCGAGCTGCTGAAAGTGGACCAAGCCTTGGAAGAACAACAAAAGAAAAAACTGGCAGCAGTGCGCGCCGAGCGCAATCAAGCTGCTGCGAAAGCTGCTATTGAGAAGGTCGAAGCGACGGCACGTGATGGTGGGAACTTAATGCCAGTGATCATTGATGCCGTACGGGTCTACGCGACGCTTGGCGAAATTTCTGATGCCATGCGTAACGTATTCGGTGAGTATCGTGCGCCGTCGTTCCTGTAG